A region of Gadus morhua chromosome 18, gadMor3.0, whole genome shotgun sequence DNA encodes the following proteins:
- the sox8a gene encoding transcription factor SOX-8a, translated as MTEDSANHLTDQPPSPGAGSVGPPSHHGSDSGPPIPAAKSDGTAPITHTAERCPEGGDRRVPTCIRDAVSQVLKGYDWSLGPMCAPRGERGQRSRTHVKRPMNAFMVWAQAARRTLGGQHPNLHNAELSKTLGRVWRLLSEGEKGPFLEEAERLRLKHRRDHPDYKYQPRRRKTARTDPDPGAASKTPRTALHRKTPPENPPPGLTSYKTEPGRSGLSGLGDPLFYSDRHGPPLGGPLTPPTTPKKEQAWPYPEDPPRPLEAGPDGAGGPGPLDFSHLDVSELSGDVIGSMGEGFDVRELDRYLPPPYGPGPPPAPQDPAPGAHVLPSYAQSFPLIDPSSWALKGSRTRPFTSSPSSSSSATGDGVPGGEGRGGAPRGRSIKTEPMSPEHCSSSSSSSLVSLPPPLPHTSLSTSTFTSYTSSTYSSLFSLQPSSPHASLSSSSSSTSSTSSSSSTSCRPHEPTELQSSTGGLYSARVGPWTPAGLYPHHQHHPLFQTPLPRGPYAVAATTRTAAEESAFGGPASTSWEPPSAAVYSSLPPPP; from the exons ATGACCGAGGACAGCGCCAACCACCTGACCGATCAGCCACCTAGCCCCGGGGCTGGCAGCGTCGGACCCCCGTCCCACCACGGCTCAGACTCTGGACCCCCGATACCTGCCGCGAAGTCCGACGGAACCGCGCCAATTACGCACACAGCAGAGCGCTGTCCGGAGGGGGGCGATCGGCGGGTCCCGACCTGTATCCGCGACGCCGTGTCGCAGGTGCTGAAGGGGTACGACTGGTCGCTGGGGCCCATGTGCGCCccgcggggggagaggggccaGAGGAGCCGGACGCATGTGAAGCGGCCCATGAACGCCTTCATGGTTTGGGCGCAAGCCGCGCGCAGGACGCTGGGGGGGCAGCACCCTAACCTGCACAACGCGGAGCTCAGCAAGACCCTGGGGAGAGTCTGGCG CctgctctcagagggagagaagggccCCTTCCTGGAGGAGGCCGAGCGTCTGCGGCTCAAACACCGGCGGGACCACCCGGACTACAAGTACCAGCCCCGCCGCCGCAAGACCGCCAGGACCGACCCGGACCCGGGGGCCGCCTCCAAGACCCCCAGGACCGCCCTGCACAGGAAGACCCCCCCGGAGAACCCCCCGCCGGGCCTGACCTCCTACAAGACGGAACCGGGACGGAGCGGACTGAGCGGGCTGGGAGACCCCCTGTTCTACTCAGACAGACACG GGCCGCCACTGGGGGGCCCTTTGACCCCGCCCACAACCCCTAAGAAGGAGCAGGCGTGGCCTTATCCCGAGGACCCGCCCCGGCCCCTAGAGGCGGGCCCCGACGGcgctgggggcccggggcctctCGACTTCAGCCACCTGGACGTCTCCGAGCTGAGCGGCGACGTCATCGGCTCCATGGGGGAGGGCTTCGACGTCCGCGAGCTGGACAGGTACCTCCCCCCGCCGtacggccccgggcccccaccGGCCCCCCAGGACCCCGCTCCCGGGGCCCACGTCCTGCCCTCGTACGCCCAGTCCTTCCCTCTGATCGACCCCTCCAGCTGGGCCCTGAAGGGGTCCAGGACACGCCCCTTCAcctcgtctccctcctcctcctcctccgccaccggAGACGGCGTCCCGGGCGGCGAGGGGCGGGGCGGTGCGCCGAGGGGGCGGAGCATCAAGACGGAGCCGATGAGCCCGGagcactgctcctcctcctcctcctcctctctggtttCCCTGCCACCCCCACTGCCACACACCTCCctatccacctccaccttcacctcctacacctcctccacTTACTCCTCTTTGTTTTCCCTACAACCCTCATCACCGcacgcctccctctcctcctcctcctcctccacctcctccacctcctcctcctcctccacctcctgcagaCCGCATGAGCCCACCGAGCTGCAGAGCTCCACGGGGGGTCTCTACAGCGCCCGGGTCGGTCCCTGGACCCCCGCAGGGCtgtacccccaccaccagcaccaccccttGTTCCAAACCCCGTTGCCGCGGGGGCCGTACGCTGTTGCCGCGACGACGAGGACGGCGGCAGAGGAATCCGCATTCGGCGGCCCTGCATCGACGTCCTGGGAGCCGCCCTCAGCGGCGGTCTAttcctcgctccccccccccccgtga